The stretch of DNA AAAGAAACGAAATATTTTTGTTTGTTGACGTTTTTGTTTGTTTAGTTTTCAAAGAACAAATTCTCAATCGCTCAAAAGCGACTTTATTATCATACCAAGTCATCAACCGAAAGTCAATAACTTTTTTAACTTCTTTTTCTTACTGTGTTACTACCTCGTAGCAACAGAGATTAATATTATACTATAAAACCAATCTCGTCAACACTTTATTTTCACCCTCAAGAAAACAATAAAACCGATGATATTCTCCGTCAGGAATTACTATATTACTATTGTATTTTCACCATGTCAACATCTTTCTTCCTTTATCAAAAAAGGATTTTTCAATCCCAAATCAGAATATAAACTCAGAAGTCGAATTTAATGGGGAAAATTAAAATGAAAGATATAATGAAAATAATTTATAAAAACCAATTCTCATGGGAGGAAGAAATAGATGGATAGAAATAGATTTTCCGCTATTGCACACCGCAATCACGCTTTTAGTAACCCTATTAACGAAACAAAGCTCATGAAAATGATTCGAATGATGTCACCTGAACCAAACAAAAAAGTTATTGATATCGGCGCTGGGAAATCAGAACTGCTGATTCGTCTAGTTGAAGATTTTCAAATTACCGCAACTGCAATCGAATTGTATGAGGGTGCAATTGCGGAAGCAAAACGTAGTGCAAGGAGCCGTATTCCTGAAGGCAGCATTGATTTTGTGGTAGCTGATGCTAACTTAGCTGTTCAGAGATACGAAGCAGGTGAATTTGATTTAGGAATTTGTATTGGATCCACTCACGCTTTGGGTGGGCTTGAGCCTACTCTTAAAACGATGAAACGCCTCATTAAAAAAGATGGATACATTTTAATCGGAGAGGGCTATTGGAAGAAGACACCTAGCAAAGAATACTTAGAGGCATTGGGAGGCGCAGAAGAGTCTGAATTAAAAAGTCATGCGGGGAATGTAATGACCGCGGAAGATCTTGGATTCATTCCTCTTTGGTCTTACGTCGCAAACGAAGATGACTGGGATGACTATGAGTGGCTTTATTCCTCTTCTATTGAAAATTATTGTCATGAAAATCCTGATGATCCAGATAAGGTAGCCATGCTTGAGAGAATTAGAAAATGGCGGAGAACTTATTTAAGTTGGGGCCGTGACTCACTTGGTTTTGGTTTATATTTATTTCGAAACATTTAGCAAGTAAAGAAAGAAAAAACTCAAGCCCCATTCAGCTTGAGTTTTTTTCTTCTATAAGAATATCCCACCATATATTAACGACCCCATAATTACATAAGCTGGGTGTACCTTTAATTTTTCAAGGAGGAAAAAGCTTACCCCTACCAGAATCACCGTTTGAAGCACACCTGTATCAGAGTAAGAAGTAGAAAAGAAGCTAAATGCCATCACACCTAGCATTACGGCAATAGTTGGTCGGATATAATTGGTCATCCGCTTCACCTTAGGAGAATCTTTATATTTGTATAGAAGACCTAAAAGAACAATCATTAATAGAAGCGACGGAGCAACAGTCGCAAAAATCCCAACGATAGAACCTAGAACTCCACCCTGCTCATATCCAATGTAGCCGGCCATTTTTGTCGCAATGGGACCGGGCAGTGAATTGCCTAAAGCTAACACTTCACTAAATTCGGGTACCGTCATCCAGCCGTAATGATCGACGACTTCATTTTCAACTAGCGGAATGGAAGCAGGTCCGCCTCCATAACCAACAATTCCTGGTATGAAAAAGGCAAGAAAGATATGCCAATAAAGCATCATCCCACCTCTCTTTCACTATTTTTTTCAACCTTAGCAGCCTTGTCGCGCTTCACTAAGGCAAATATTAATATGGCCACGATTAAAATGGCAGGATGTACATGGAAGACCTCTAATAATAGTAAACTCCCCACAACCGTTAAACCTGCACTAATATGACCTAACGTCTGATAGGACTTCTTATAAAAATCCCATGTTAATGTGGCCATCATTACACCTACAACTGGTACAACTGCTTTAGTCATGCCTGCTACCCATGGCAAATCCTTGACCGATGCCAATGATGTTAGCAGGACAATCATTAATATAATAGTAGGAACGATGGAGGAAAAAATGGCATTTAGCATGCCTACATATCCGCCCACTCGATAGCCGATATACCCTGCCATTTTTGTGTTAATAGGGCCGGGAAGGGTATTTGCTAACGCCAAAACATCTGCAAATTCATCATCGGTCATCCATTTGTAGGTTCCAACTACCTCTTTATGAACGAGCGGAATCGATGATGGTCCCCCTCCATACCCTAATATACCGGAACGGAAAAAAGCGATAGATATATCCCTCTGTTTCATTATTTATTCAACACCTTTTATTAATTTACCAGGCCGCAATGGTTCCATCCGTTCTTGATTCTGTTCCGCCTGAAAGCACACCGGTACTTGGGTCTCTCCAAATGATTTGTCCTCTTCCGAATCCTCCACCATCTAAGGCTACTTCAATCTCATGACCTTTTCTTGCTAAGGCCGCGGCAATATGTGCCGGGAATGAATGTTCAACTTGAACTTTCTTTCCCTCCATCCATTGCCATCTTGGCGAATCTAAGGCTGCTTGCGGATTTAGATGGAAGTCAACTGTGTTCATGATGACTTGAGCATGGCCTTGAGGCTGCATATACCCACCCATCACTCCAAACGGTCCAACAGCTTCATTATCTTTTGTTAAAAATCCAGGGATAATCGTATGGTACGTTCTTTTTCCAGGCTCCAAACGATTCTCATGGGATGGATCTAACGAGAAATCAGCACCTCGGTTTTGCAAGGCGATTCCTGTTCCAGGGATAACTATTCCAGAACCAAAGCCCATATAGTTACTTTGAATGAAGGAAACCATATTGCCCTCGCCATCTGCCGTTGCCAAGTAAACAGTACCGCCTTTAGGAGGTGTGCCCGGCTCTGGAGTAAGAGCAGCATCCCCAATTAAGCTTCTTCTCGCTTCTGCAAATTCTTCCGACAATAACTGTTCTGCGGTAACGGACATTTTTTCCGGGTCTGTTACATACTTTTTGGCATCCGCAAAAGCTAACTTCATCGCTTCAATCTGCTTATGATACGTTTCCACTGATTCCTTTTCCTTCAGTTCAAAGCCCTTCAACATGTTAAGGGCCATTAAGGCAACGATTCCTTGGCCATTCGGCGGAATCTCCCACACATCATAGCCTCTGTAATTAACCTTAATCGGCTGTACCCACTCAGGCTTGTATGCAGCTAAATCCTCTTTCGAAAGGAATCCGCCGTGCTGTTTTGAGAACTCGTCGATTTGATCGGCCAATTCTCCGCGATAAAAGCTTTCCGCATTGGTTTCCGCAATCTTGCGTAATGTGTTGGCATGACCTTTGGAGCTCCAAATTTCCCCTGTTTGAGGAGCCTTTCCATCTGGAGCAAAGGTTTCAAACCAACCCTTATATTCATCGCCAGTAAATAAATCTTTGAATCTATTAAAAGCGATATTCCAGTACTTCCCTAAAATCGGGCTTAGCGGGTAGCCATTTTCCGCATACTCAATGGCCGGCTGTAGTACTTCCGTTAACGGAAGCTTACCGAAACGACGAGATAACTCCGCCCATGCTGCAGGTACACCGGGAACCGTAACGGGAACGAGGCCAAAGGTTGGCATCTTTTCATGTCCCTTCTCCTTTACCGCATCAATCGAGATGCTTTTTGGAGAGGGGCCGCTTGAGTTTAGTCCATGCAGTTCGCCTTTTGTCCATACTAGCGCAAAGGCATCTCCCCCGATTCCATTGGAGGTTGGTTCAACTACGGTTAAACAAGCAGCAGTAGCAATCGCCGCATCAATGGCATTCCCACCCTTTTTTAATATATCTAGACCTGCTTGTGCCGCTAAGGGCTGCGATGTTGCCACCATGCCATTTTTGGCTATTGTCGTCATTCTTTGTGATGGATATGGATAATTTAAGTAATCAAAGTTCATGAATCGTTCTCCCCTTATACATACATTTCATGATTGTTGTTCTTTAACTTTCCTTTGTTAATCATTTTATCCTATTAAACTTACAAACGGAATATTCATTTCTAAAAAAATAACAAAAGGAATCGTTCGATTAAAAAAGAGGCGACCTCATTATCAAGGGATCAGCCTCTTTCTCTTCCGAATTTAGGCGTAA from Bacillus sp. SLBN-46 encodes:
- a CDS encoding methyltransferase domain-containing protein; amino-acid sequence: MDRNRFSAIAHRNHAFSNPINETKLMKMIRMMSPEPNKKVIDIGAGKSELLIRLVEDFQITATAIELYEGAIAEAKRSARSRIPEGSIDFVVADANLAVQRYEAGEFDLGICIGSTHALGGLEPTLKTMKRLIKKDGYILIGEGYWKKTPSKEYLEALGGAEESELKSHAGNVMTAEDLGFIPLWSYVANEDDWDDYEWLYSSSIENYCHENPDDPDKVAMLERIRKWRRTYLSWGRDSLGFGLYLFRNI
- a CDS encoding chromate transporter, which translates into the protein MLYWHIFLAFFIPGIVGYGGGPASIPLVENEVVDHYGWMTVPEFSEVLALGNSLPGPIATKMAGYIGYEQGGVLGSIVGIFATVAPSLLLMIVLLGLLYKYKDSPKVKRMTNYIRPTIAVMLGVMAFSFFSTSYSDTGVLQTVILVGVSFFLLEKLKVHPAYVIMGSLIYGGIFL
- a CDS encoding chromate transporter: MKQRDISIAFFRSGILGYGGGPSSIPLVHKEVVGTYKWMTDDEFADVLALANTLPGPINTKMAGYIGYRVGGYVGMLNAIFSSIVPTIILMIVLLTSLASVKDLPWVAGMTKAVVPVVGVMMATLTWDFYKKSYQTLGHISAGLTVVGSLLLLEVFHVHPAILIVAILIFALVKRDKAAKVEKNSEREVG
- the ggt gene encoding gamma-glutamyltransferase; translation: MNFDYLNYPYPSQRMTTIAKNGMVATSQPLAAQAGLDILKKGGNAIDAAIATAACLTVVEPTSNGIGGDAFALVWTKGELHGLNSSGPSPKSISIDAVKEKGHEKMPTFGLVPVTVPGVPAAWAELSRRFGKLPLTEVLQPAIEYAENGYPLSPILGKYWNIAFNRFKDLFTGDEYKGWFETFAPDGKAPQTGEIWSSKGHANTLRKIAETNAESFYRGELADQIDEFSKQHGGFLSKEDLAAYKPEWVQPIKVNYRGYDVWEIPPNGQGIVALMALNMLKGFELKEKESVETYHKQIEAMKLAFADAKKYVTDPEKMSVTAEQLLSEEFAEARRSLIGDAALTPEPGTPPKGGTVYLATADGEGNMVSFIQSNYMGFGSGIVIPGTGIALQNRGADFSLDPSHENRLEPGKRTYHTIIPGFLTKDNEAVGPFGVMGGYMQPQGHAQVIMNTVDFHLNPQAALDSPRWQWMEGKKVQVEHSFPAHIAAALARKGHEIEVALDGGGFGRGQIIWRDPSTGVLSGGTESRTDGTIAAW